The genomic stretch tgaattagagactggttggtcttttacagtacagcaaatttagcatAGTCTGGTCTGTTtaggaacataacagaatcagcatactgtatatgttctgactgtcaaactgaatgttgtgacattcattcctgacagcatgtgctaaagtgtaggatgattagtttttctgttacatcatttttctcaggctattctttaggaatccaacagctgagctaaaatccaggaaaccaactactaccctacaattaatgaacctaacaaaaggcctatttgttagcaatctaataagtggtaattagattaatgtattcaaccttatttcaggaaatacaagtaaaaggcaAACATACTGGACGAATGTAACAGATAATATGTCCAAACCAATActaagacatcatgctgataactgtgtaggaaaacaacagaagtgagtaCTCTGATTGATCTCTGCTGAGTTTGTATATCAGATGCACAGGACTAGGGGTTCCTTCcctctagggtgacatagaaggagatgtcgtgacatctgtgaaatAGTGCGTCAGTACAGGGTTTTTAATGTGTTAACTGTCTTGCTGTGTTAGctacaatgttggatcagatgtcatgacttggagtagaacatctgaattctgactacgccagaattaCACACCTTCCAAAAGATGGATCTATGACTCTGGGGACCACTTTAGAACCTTATTCTACAGGTACAAAATAAACCTATTAGTTCATACATTGTGGGATGGTTAGACCCTTGGCCCCATGCTTAATCTCAAAACCCTAAACCTGTATTTTTGAAACATTCATTCATGCATCCATAAAAAACCTTTTTGCATAAAAACCAAGAAACTCAATAGTTTTCTTTTGCAAATATCAATAGGTAAAATGGAACTGGGAAGGAGGAATACCAAGAAATACACTTTCAAATGTCCTGACTTAACAGAGTTGAAGAAGCTTGGTTCTATGATAGTTAGTCTAGAGGATTTCAGAGCTCATTATGGAAGAATTATGGGTATcttgaagaccaaggttgaagatggTGTTCTCAACATACtggtacagttttatgatccactctaccattgcttcacatttccagaCTACCAGTGTATGCCTACTCTAGAAGAATACTCTTATTGGTTTGGTTTGCCAGTCTCTGACAAATTACCATTTAGTGGTTCAGAGAAGACCCCTACATCAGCAGCTATTGCAGAAGCACTTCACCTAGAAACGTCTGTTGTGAAGGACAACTTCACTAAAAAAGGAGGGATTCTAGGTGTAACCTCTAGATTCCTGTTGGAGAAAGGCTTTATCTTTGCAGAAGCAGATAGTAGAGATGCCTTTGAAGCCATTTTTGCTCTACTCATTTATGGAATTGTACTCTTCCCAAACATTGAAGACTTCGTGGATGTTAATGCTATACGAATCTTCTTAATTGGTAACCGAGTACCCATATTACTTGGAGATACCTACCATCCTATCCATCACAGGACTAAGAAAGGTGGTGGAACCATTCTTTGTTGTGCACCTCTcctatataagtggtttatttctcacttgcccAGATCCAGGCTCTTCAGGGAGAATCCGCAGAAGCTCAGTTGGTCTCAGAGGTTCATGTCCATTGATCAAGGGAGTATACATTGGTATGACCCCTCCTATGATGTTGGAGTAATTATTGACAATTATGGTAAATTTCCTAACGTAGCTCTCATTGGTGTACATGGGGGAATTAAATACAACCCCATCCTTTCCAAACGCCAGTTAGGATATCCTATGGCAGATAAACCCGACAACCTTCTGTTGTCAGGTTTCTTTTACCTCAACGAAGAAGAGAGTTCCAGTTTGAAGGATAGAATCATACATGCTTGGCGCAACATTCACAGAAAAGGAAAAGACCGATTAGGAAGaaagaattgtgttgcttttgAGCCCTACACCCGATGGGTTTGTGCTAGAGCCAATGAACTTAAGATGCCATATGCTCTTGAGAAACCCTCATTTCCTTATGCTATAACATCATCATCCACCATTCCTATTGAGAATACGGAAGAGTTTCAAGAAATTTTGGATAGGTTGAAATTGGAAAGAGACACTTGGGAAGGCAAGTACCATGTCTTGAATGataagaagatgaagatgcaACAGCAGCTAAAGGAGAAggatgatttgattgagattttggAACAACAAGCTGTGAAGAAACAGGAGGAATAAGAAGGTTTACTTCTCTCTAAAGTCCAGCCTTTTCATGAATACTCCAACATATCTCCCACCTCAGGTGCTTGGAAGGGAATCATCGACAAGCTTATGATCGAGAATGCTCAGCTAAAGAGGCAGAAAAGGAAGCATCAGCCAGCAGCAGGACCTTCTACATATGAGATTCCTTAGGAATCATAGACTTAGCTGTTTTCCTCTTGTATTGTTTAGGATCGTTGAAATTGTATTTCATCCTTTGTAATCCCTCAATTGTTTAATAAAAAGAGGTTTTTGTTCAGCTTATACCAAATTTTATCTCTATAATATTTGCATTAAATTATTGAGTTTCTTAAAAATTCAAACTCATATTTTGCATATGCATATTATGCATCATTCAAGCACAAGTTCCTGCAATTCAAGAAACTTACACGTGTCTTCTCCCTCCAATAGTCAAACTGAATCACCAGTACAATACTCGAGCCAGTCGCCGGAGAAGGATGAGTCAACTTGAACAAGAAAACCAAGAGCTCAGGGAGGAAGTAATCACCTTGAAAGACAGTTTGGAAAGGCTTACTGCTATGATGGACACTTTGGTGGTTGCTCAGAATCATTCATCGAACAATTCTCAAGATCCATTGCAACAAACAACAATCTCTGAGAACGTCTCGATGCCCATTCCAGTGGAGGCCGTCAACGATCAACAATATCACATGCCACCTGgtttcccttggggaatgcctcaCGGTTATATGCCAACAGGATACCGCCCTCAAAATGTTGAAGCTCCAGTAGTGACTGCTGTGATGTCTGTACCTCCTCCTATAGTGCATACAACTCCTTATAATGAAGAAAACATTTTTCACGTTGCTCCAAGTGAAGTTGTGGGAGTATATGAAAGGTTAGAGGGATTTCAAGATCAGTTCttagaaatgaaaagggaaatcAACGCTCTTTGAGgtaaggatctttttggcaagaCGGCTTctgaactttgcttggttcctaatgttcaaattctgcctaaattcaaagtaccaaacttcgagaaatacaaaggaaatTCATGTCCTCAAAGTCATTTGGTTATGTATGCTAGGAAGATGTCCACTCAGACTGACAACCATCAGCTtctgatccactactttcaagacagtttaactggtgCCGCTTTTAagtggtacatgggcttggacgGTGCAAAGATTCGTactttcaacgaccttggtgaagcttttgttcgtcaatacaaatataatgtagATATGGCTCCAGACAAAGATCAACTCCgggccatgtctcagaaagacaaagagagtttcaaggaatatgctcaaagGTGGCGTGAAATTGCTGCACAAATTTTCCCTCCacttgaagagaaagagatgatTAAAATCTTTTTGAAAACTCTAAGTTCATTCTACTATGACCGCATGATCGTCAGTGCACCCAgtgatttcaccgagatggtaaacatgggcATGCGACTTGAGGAAGcagtccgagagggacgtttgaCTAAGGAAGTCGAAGCTTCTAGTCATGTTAAGAAATTCGCCAATAATTTATCCAAAAAGAAAGAATCAGATGTTAGTGTCGTTTCATATGGCAGACAAAGAAGAAAGTATCAACATGTGGCAGCCATTTCACCAATCATTAGTCCATCAATGGTAGCGCTAATTTATCAGCCACAGTTCTCGCATCAACATCAATAACATTATCTtcaacaacatcagcaacaacaacatcagcaacaacaacatgTTCAGCAATAACCACcaaatcaacaacatcaacaacctcCACAACAGGCTCGCTCTCAATTCAACAATCAAAATCGTATTAAAAAAAGGCCACAGTTTGATCCTATCCCAATGTCCTATGCATAATTTTTTCCTGCACTGCTAGCTAAAAATCATGTCTAGACAAGGTCTCCACCACCTGTACCAAAGGACCTTCCCTATTGGTACAAGGCATATCAATTTTGTGCTTACCATCAAGGGGAACCAGGACATAGCATTGAAAACTATTTTGGTCTAAAGTCAGATGTTTAGAGGCTTGTCAAGAGTGGTATCCTTTCATTTAAGGACGTAAACCCTAATGTTCAAGTTAATCCTCTACCGCAACATGGTTCAGCCTCAGTTAATATGGTATATGGTTTCTCGGGCCGTTTCCGAATCTATGATGTACGATTATTGGGAGAGAACTTAGTAAAGAAACACGCCAGATATATCAAGAATGGTTTTGTGTCTCCATATAACTACACCTCTTGTAGGGTTTGTTCTAGGAACTCTCAAGGATGCCTAACTATTGTAACGGATCTCCAGGATCAAATGGACCAAGGTTACATTGAAGCTTACCGAGACAGAGATTATAATCAAGTCAATATGATCAATAGTGACAACGAAATGAATGTCATAGTTCCTCAGTTCAACGACTCCGAGCCTATACATATTACTTATGACAGTCGGAAGACTTCTGTGACTCCTCTGGTCATTAACTTACCGGGCCCAGTTCCCTACCAATCTGATAAAAATGTTCCTTAcaagtacaatgctacaatgacTGAGAATGGAAAGGATGTTCCTCTACCCTCCATTGTTAACGTCGTTGATGTAAGCAGAGTCACAAGGAGTTGACGTATATTTGCAAAAAGGACCGAGGATGTCGCAGCAGGAAAGCAGGCTCATGTTGAGGTCCCTTTTGAACCGGTTGGCCAATCCGATAACATGAATCCGaaaagtgatgatgatgaggtgttgaAGCTCATCAGGAAAAGTGAATACAACGTGGTGGAACAATTACTGCATACACCTTCTAAGATAtctgtgttatctttgttgatgaactctgaggctcaccgtgaagctttgcagaaaGTCTTAGAACAAGCCTATGTAGACCATGATGTGATGGTCGGACAATTTGATGGTATCGTCGCTAACATCACGGcctgcaacaacttgagtttcAGTAATGAAGAGCTCTCTgaagaaggaagaaatcataacaTGGCACTAAATATCTCAATCAACTATATGAATGACTCTTTGTCAAGTGTGTTAGTGGATACAGGCTCGTCTCTCAATGTCATGCCGAAGTCGACACTTTCCAGACTTTCTTTTCAAGGTGCTCATATGAGGAGTAGCGGGAttattgtcaaagcttttgatggttctaGAAAAATAGTCGTTGGAGAATTTAACCTTCCTATGACCATCAGACCTCATACTTTCCAGATAATATTCTAGGTGATGGACATAGAAGCCGcgtatagttgtttattgggtCGGCCTTGGATCCATGAAGTTGGGGCAGTCACTTCCACTCTACGtcagaagcttaaatttgtgaagaacgggAAGCTAGTGACAGTCTGTGGGGAGAAAACACTGGTTGTGAGTCActtatcatctttctcttatctTGAACCTGAAGAAGATGTTGGAACTCAATTCCAAGCCCTTTCTTTGATTGACAAAGATGTCAAGAGAGGAGTATCCATCTCTTCATTCAAGGATGCACAACGGCTAGTCAATGATGGTATAACCGATGGTTGGGGAATAATTTTGGATCTCCCAGAAAACAAACATCGAGAGGGTTTAGGCTTTTCTCATACTTCCAAGAAGATTGCAGAAGGAAGTAGATATGTTCGTTCAATCAAAGAAActttccatagtggagggttcattaATCCCACTTTGCCAGAAGTTAGTGTCGTCACTGAGGATAATGATTCAACATGGGAACCCTACTACGATGATCCTGAATATGATCTTGAGGCGGAAGATGCATATGTGCCTTTCTACTTTCCTCATCATAGAGAACTTGAATACATCCCGGGGTCAGAAGACGAAGCAGCTGAAGCCAATGCCATTGTGGAAGACAATCCTAAAGATGTTCCAACCGACTTCATACCTCACGGAGTAATTTGCCAAAACTGGACCtctgttgatgttcctgttgttgTTCACATTTCAAAGTAATATTTTATTGTCTGTTTTCTTTTCAAGAAAATCCTTTCGTTATGCCTAAGGAGAAAGTGACAATGTTTGGGATTGTGTTTCAAGAATTAAAtcaatgaaaatgttattttgtttccatatttttgtttttattgttttgttgtttttttttggaaaatggtaatctaaaaaaaacaaataaacacTTCCAAATAGATGCACAAGACTTCACACTTTTATCTGTTTCTAAAACAAGCATAAAATCACATGTGCAGATTAATTCATGAAATATCCATTAAAACCAATGACCCTATGCCCTCTTgcaactttgaattccctgtgtacgaagcagaagaagaagaagaggaaaacATTCCATATGAAATCTCTAGACTGCTCGAAAATGaagaaaagaccattcagccatTCAAAGAGCCAATGGAAGtaatcaacttggggtctgaagagGATAGAAAAGAAGTCAAAGTTGGGGCACTACTCGCGCCAGAGGTCAAAGAGAGCATGATGGAGCTTCTCCGAGAATATACttatgtgtttgcttggtcataccaagacatgccagGGTTGGACACCGATATTGTGGAGCATCGTTTACCATTGAGGCCAGAGTGTCCACCGATCAagcaaaagttaagaagaactcgGTCGGACATGGCGAtcaaaatcaaagaggaagtgcaaaagcagattgatgcaGGTTTCCTTGTGACATCAAAATATCCATAGTGGTTGGCTAACATTGTGCCAGTTCCCAAGAAGGACGGAAAGGTTCGCATGTGCGTTGACTATAGAGATCTAAATAAAGCCAGTCATAAGGATGActttcctctgccacacattgacatgttggtcGATAGTTCCGCCAAGTTCAAGGtcttctctttcatggatggattttccggttacaatcaaatcaaaatggcgCCCGAAGATATGGAAAAAACAGCttttattacaccttggggcacacTTTACTACAAAGTAATGACTTTCGGCTTGAAGAATGTTGATGCCTCctatcaacgagctatgactactctttttcatgacatgatgcataaagagattgaagtccatgtagatgatatgatagcaaaatcaaagactgaggaagatcatgttgagtatctTTCAAAACtgtttcagcgtttgagaaaatacaaactccgcttgaacccaaacaaatgcacctttggggttCGTTCAGgaaagcttttaggcttcatcgtcagtcaaaagggtattgaagttgatcccgaAAAGGTTAAAGCCATTTAGGAAATGCCAACACCTCAAACAGAAAAGCAGGTGAGGGGATTCCTTGGACGtttgaactacatttcaaggttcatatctcatatgTCTGCTACTTGTGCTCCCATTTTTAAGCTCCTCCGAAAGGATCAGGGTTGTGTTTGGACGAATGATTGTCAAAAAGCCTtcgacaatatcaaagagtatttgctagaacctcctatcttgtcccctccagttgagggaagaccattgattatgtataTGACTGTACTAGAAGAATCTATGGGTTGTGTCTTGGGTCAACAGAATGAAACAGGaagaaaagagcatgccatctattattTGAGCAAGAAATTCATTGACTGCGAATCCCGATATTCCATGCTAaagaaaacttgttgtgctctGGCTTGGGCTGCCAAGCTTCTCCATCAATATATGATGAATCacacaacttggttgatatccaagatggatccgattAAGTACATCTTTGAAAAACCTGCATTGACTGGagaattgctcgttggcagatgctcttgtctgaatatgacattgagtatgacaccctgaaagctatcaaaggaagtgtcttggCCGATCATTTAGCTCATCAGCCAATCGACGATTATGAGTCtataaattttgaatttccagatgaagataTGATGTACTTAAAAGCTAAAGATTGCAATGAACCACTGCCAAATGAAGGGCCAGAGCCAGGTCCTCAACGGGGTTTAATATTTGATGGAGCagttaatgcttatggtaatggtattggggcagtaatcatcaCTCCTCATGGCTCACATATCCCTTTTACTGCAAGGTTAACATTCAAGtgcacgaacaacatggcggaatatgaagcctgtatcatgggtctagaagaagccattgatcttagaataaAAAATCTCGATGTTTATGGAGACTCAACTCTAGTTGTCAAtcaaattaaaggagaatgggaaactcgtCAACCCGACCTaatcccatacaaagactatgcaaggAGGTTATCTACTTTCTTTAACAATATTTAATTTCATCACATCCCTTGTGAGGaaaatcagatggcagatgccttGGCAACTTTGGCTTCCATGATCGTTGTGAATCGTTGGAATGATGTGCCTAAGATCGATGttatgcgtcttgatagaccTGTTCATGTATTTGCAATGGAAGAAGTCCCTGATGACAAGCCGTGGTACCATGACATTAAGTGTTATCTCCAGAGTCAAGAATACCCACTTGGGgcatcaaacaaagataagaagaccttgagaAGACTGGCTAATAACTTATTTCTGAATGAATAAGTtctatacaagagaaactttgacatggttctgctcagatgcgtggatagaaacgaagcagacctattgatgcaagaagttcatgaaggttcctttggtactcactccaacGGACACGCAATGGCTAAAAAATTGTTAAGAgcgggttactattggctgacaatggaagctgactgttgcaagtatgtgaagaagtgtcacaaatgccagatttatgctgacaagatACATGTACCTCTGACTCTGTTCAACGTTGTCTcttctccatggcctttctctatgtggggcatcgacatgattgatatgattgagcccaaagcttccaacggacatcatttcattctggtggctattgattatttcacaaaGTGGATTGAAGCGGCCTCATACACAAATATGACTAAGCAGGTGGTAGTtagatttatcaagaatcaacttatttgtcgttatggtgtgccaagtagAATCATCACGGATAAtggttcaaacttgaacaataaaatgatgaaggaaATATGTGAAGagttcaagattgaacatcataattcctctccctacagacctaagatgaacggtgttgttgaagctgccaacaagaacatcaagaagatcatccagaagatgctagtgacttataaggattggcatgagatgctcccttttgctttgcatggatatcgtacgtccgtcctcacttcaacaggggcacCCCTCTTTtctcttgtctatggcatggaagcagtgctcccaatagaagtagagatcccatcaatgcgtgtcttgatggaagctaagttatccgaagttgaatggtgtcaaagcaggtatgaccaactgaatttgattgaagaaaatAGGATGACGACTTTAtgccatggttagttatatcagcagagaatgaagaaatcattcgacaagaaggttcgacctctcatattcagagaaggtgaccttgtgcttaaaAAGATTCAATCTTTCATAtctgattctaggggcaagtggactcctaattatgatggcccatatgttgtcaagaaagccttctccgGGGGGGCCTTGATTCTTATAaatatggatggtgaggagctcccaCGTCCTGTGAATACTgacgcagtcaagaaatacttcgcctagaaaaaataaaagaatagctcgctaagtcgaaaacccaaaagggcggcttaggcaaaaatgagcgtctcagtggactgaaaacccaaaagggcggtccaggcaaaaattagagacataaacagaaaatgattatcctggtagattgaaaacctgaaaaggcaatctaggcaaaacaaaggattatggcaagtaactgcatcagaTCAGATTGGATCACTTGAAGAAACGTCTTCCTATCAAAGCTCTCAACTGGCTCTTATTAGAAGCCCAAATACATCTGGAATTCAAATTTGTTAGGGAGAATAGTTTCATTGTATTTTAATGTAGCCTTTTCCCATATTACCATTTTTCTAACTTTGTAAATATCCATGGGATCACGCCATTTGCGGATcaccattctatcaataaaattcgagacttatccatttattggtaatccttattttatttttgctccgcgaaaatatcatttttattttgataaaaattCTTGAAACGAATATTtgaaaaaattgttttttttttcaaaataaactttTGTTTTGATTTGTGAATGCAAAAAAAGAACGTTCATAGTTAAATCCCCAAGTGGCGAGTAAGTTGTGAAGTGTTGGATGTTGGAACTCAATGTTCTCCAGCAAAGTGTTAAGCCTGGATTTTCTATCAAGCTTTAAAATAAACAGTCAAGATTTTTCAAGCGATCTTCATTATCCCTGAAAGAATCATTTTGAAGGTTTTCCTGACCAATCTAGACCTGCCATTGGTAGAGTCTACATTTTTTTTCTCCTGAGTGAAGTCTTCTTCTCCAAAGAAATTGGAACCCAGCAGCAAGATATTTGCTCCATCAAAGGTTCACATTTCATCCCCAGATGAAGCATCTTCCTCTCCCAGAGAGAATTAGACCTCGCGACGAGACTTTTATCCTTTGATGACCTGTAACTCATCTCCAGTGATGTTTTCCACCTTAATGAGACTAGCCAAATGTTGAGCTATGAAACATATTATGTCCCCAACGTGTCTGTTTTGTCTGTTTTTGTCAGCATAAACATAACGTGTATACATGCATATATACAtacatgcatatatatatatatatatatatatatatatatatatatatatatatatatatatatcatgaATAACAAAATTCACATCCTTTTTTTACATTCCTTGATGACGTTTACCTCTGTTTTTGTCAGCATAAACATAACGTGTATACATGCATATATACAtacatgcatatatatatatatatatatatatatatatatatatatatatatatatatatatatatatatatatatatatatatatatatatatatatatatatatatatatatatatatatatatatatatatatatatatatatatatatatagatatatatcATGAATAACCAAATTCACATCCTTTTTTTGCATTCCTTGATGACGTTTACCTCAATTTCTTTGAATATGTTCATCCTTGGGTGTTATGTTTCCTTCCCTATAGGAGTCATCAACCTTAAGCAGAGAGTTTATATCCTTTCTAACTCCCCACTGAGTTCAttcctcgtggaagatggttATTTTAGTTGTCCTTTTCCATCTTTGGATAGGATAAAATCCCAATTGAGCTTCATTCCCCATTGGTAGAGTCTTACTCTTTTTTTTTCTCTCAAGTTGTTCCTGGAGTGAGCCAAATATTTGGAAATTAATGGTGAATATCTCTAGGTTGTTAAACCTAGACCGAGAGTGCATTTATTTTGCACTGTCTCCCCAGGAGAAACATCTTCATTATCTCCAGTGAAGACATGTCCTTTTCCCTGGTATGAACACAAGTGGTTATCTCTTTTGAGAAGCTTGTCTATCTCGAAGGAATTATCAATATAGAAGTTTTATTCCATCAGATGGTTTTCTCTCcagagaagtttgatgaagactTCCAACAGGCAGCtgtctctttatttgagaagccTATTTCATGATCTCTGATCCCCAATAAGTATCTATCTTTTCCCGAGAAGCTTATTGACTCCCATTTTGGATAACAAATGACAACCTCTTTTTGAGAAGTTTGTTTATCCCCAATGAAGTTATCAACATATCAAACGTTATTTCCAACAAATGGCCATCTCCCAAGAAAATTTCGTCAGAGAAGTTTGTTGAAGACTTTATCACAGGAGGTGTTAGTCATAGCCAATGGTACTTTCCCCAGTAAATCACGGTGGAAGTCTGTTGAAGATCCTTACTGttattttctctttatttgagaatTCGAGATTTTTATAAGATTAACTGACCCGCATCCTTCGAAGATACCCGATGAAGTTACTTCTCTTTCCCCAACAAATGGTCACCTTTTTAGGAGCTTGTTCATTGATCCTTTCCAAGAGAAAGACTTGGTTAAAGAAGAAACCAAGGCCCGTTCGCTGGCTTATGACCCGAATCGCGGATAAATTTATTTTTCCTTTTCTAAGTGGAATATTTAAGTAAAGAAGAAGTTGACTCATGTTTTGATCATGTAAGCATATTTTGACTCGTTATTTGAATAGGCGGTCATCTCTACATTTGAGAAACTTGTTGCGAAGATATTTCCTCAATGAAGCGTAATTTTATTTTGACTCGCTCTTTGAATAGGTGGTCATCTCTACATTTGAGAAACTTGTTGCGAAGATATTTCCTCAGTGAAGCGTACTTTTATTTTGACTCGTTATTTGAACAGGCggtcatctctacctttgagaaacctgttgCAAAAGCTAGAACTGGTTATTTGAACAAATTgtcatctctacctttgagaaatCTGTTGCTAAGATGTTTCTTCAGTTGAAGTCATTATCATTTGGAATGATCTATTCCCCAGGGAGCCCGGATCCATTGGAATTTGCAAACTGAAGTTGTAATCTTTTCCTCGGTGGAATTTCCTTTTGTCTGTCCCCATAGTGGTGTTCCTTTATCCCTATGTGTTTTATCAACTAATATTACTCCCCTGTGACATTGTTCCTCATAGAATTCCTGAGTCCTACATGCATATCCTATCATAAGCATTTGGTGGCCTCTTAGGGCCAAAAATCGTGCATGTTTGTATTTAAATCTCTTCAACCACGTCGAGATGA from Lathyrus oleraceus cultivar Zhongwan6 chromosome 7, CAAS_Psat_ZW6_1.0, whole genome shotgun sequence encodes the following:
- the LOC127104019 gene encoding uncharacterized protein LOC127104019 yields the protein MELGRRNTKKYTFKCPDLTELKKLGSMIVSLEDFRAHYGRIMGILKTKVEDGVLNILVQFYDPLYHCFTFPDYQCMPTLEEYSYWFGLPVSDKLPFSGSEKTPTSAAIAEALHLETSVVKDNFTKKGGILGVTSRFLLEKGFIFAEADSRDAFEAIFALLIYGIVLFPNIEDFVDVNAIRIFLIGNRVPILLGDTYHPIHHRTKKGGGTILCCAPLLYKWFISHLPRSRLFRENPQKLSWSQRFMSIDQGSIHWYDPSYDVGVIIDNYGKFPNVALIGVHGGIKYNPILSKRQLGYPMADKPDNLLLSGFFYLNEEESSSLKDRIIHAWRNIHRKGKDRLGRKNCVAFEPYTRWVCARANELKMPYALEKPSFPYAITSSSTIPIENTEEFQEILDRLKLERDTWEGKYHVLNDKKMKMQQQLKEKDDLIEILEQQAVKKQEE